Proteins from a single region of Hordeum vulgare subsp. vulgare chromosome 6H, MorexV3_pseudomolecules_assembly, whole genome shotgun sequence:
- the LOC123404882 gene encoding NK1 transcription factor-related protein 1-like, which produces MRVFSSSISAAPHHTAAPVQTFPQIPSNPSRHVPPRTLATPAFPSSASNGRSRHRRRNASSGPIDPATGGASPRAQAAADPATGGASPRARVAADPAIGDVTRAVGHRSNHRRRDASNSPIDPATGDATRATAQSIQPSAGRREQRLGQSSRLRGGASNGWSNHRGAAQADLPAVHEPACLVFALIIHPSIVSIHTHLVH; this is translated from the coding sequence ATGAGGGTATTTTCATCAAGTATTTCAGCCGCACCGCACCATACAGCTGCTCCCGTCCAAACATTTCCCCAAATCCCCTCGAACCCTAGCCGCCATGTCCCCCCTCGAACCCTAGCCACCCCTGCCTTCCCCTCGAGCGCGAGCAACGGCCGATCCAGACACCGGCGGCGCAACGCGAGCAGCGGCCCAATCGATCCAGCCACTGGCGGCGCGTCCCCTCGAGCGCAAGCAGCGGCCGATCCAGCCACCGGCGGTGCGTCCCCTCGAGCTCGAGTAGCGGCCGATCCAGCCATCGGCGACGTAACGCGAGCAGTGGGCCATCGATCCAACCACCGGCGGCGCGACGCGAGCAACAGCCCGATCGATCCAGCCACCGGCGACGCGACGCGAGCAACGGCCCAATCGATCCAGCCATCGGCAGGGCGGCGCGAGCAACGGCTCGGTCAATCCAGCCGCTTGCGTGGTGGGGCGAGCAACGGATGGTCCAACCACCGAGGGGCGGCGCAAGCAGATCTTCCTGCTGTCCACGAGCCTGCTTGCTTGGTTTTCGCCCTgatcatccatccatccatagtTTCTATCCATACGCACCTCGTCCACTGA